One genomic region from Pseudoduganella lutea encodes:
- a CDS encoding GNAT family N-acetyltransferase, with protein MTAFGESTVLVLDDKEVLGFVALYSNQLRAVFVRRDVRGKGMGQALLDAARSQTGREMILNVAKPNIRAQRFCTRNGFRAVGEVARMYRSTEIKYIQMRSSYASPEC; from the coding sequence CTGACAGCGTTCGGAGAATCAACCGTACTGGTTCTTGATGATAAAGAAGTCTTGGGATTCGTAGCCCTGTACAGCAATCAGTTACGCGCCGTATTTGTTCGAAGAGATGTTCGAGGAAAGGGTATGGGGCAAGCATTGCTAGATGCTGCGCGTTCACAAACTGGTAGGGAAATGATCCTAAACGTTGCGAAGCCAAACATCAGAGCTCAACGGTTTTGCACACGCAACGGTTTTCGGGCTGTGGGAGAGGTAGCCAGGATGTACCGTAGCACGGAGATCAAATACATTCAAATGAGGTCTAGCTATGCGTCACCTGAGTGTTAA
- a CDS encoding hybrid sensor histidine kinase/response regulator, whose product MTNTLLELSYSRMVEKVSDYAIFLTDRSGVIQTWNPAAEVMKGFSKDEAIGQHLSILYTDEDKRRNHPKHNLEDAASQGTFQESAWRKRKDGSLFWALVELIAIRNDSGELEGFCKVTRDLTNLKQLQDNLAAEKERAELILGAIADGVISVDEAGAVEYVNRQAQCLTGWSQEDAKGLRIEQVFDAVQPDWPGAGDDGPARTETGGTPSHTMLRLRTREGVQHLIEIREAEIPGREGQPGGSVIVFHDVSERQRMEGALRDADRRKDEFLAMLAHELRNPLAPVSAAAELLALGKLEAGPAKKASQVIIRQVKHMTALVDDLLDVSRVSRGQITLNMAPLDMKLVVNAAIEQVQPLIESRQHMLTLKLAPLKAYVKGDEKRLIQVIANLLNNAAKYTPPEGTISLEMSVADGNVCIIVVDNGIGIDPAIQEVVFELFEQVRLTSDRAIGGLGIGLALVRSLIHLHHGTVTCHSEGLGRGSRFIACIPSLAPDEAVPERRSVDRLVELPVANRDLSILVVDDNVDAAEMLQFFLSTMGHHVSLAHTASQALEMAQSSAPDVCILDIGLPDSSGYDLATNIRKVSSVQPALIALTGLGTMRDRNLATEVGFDHYFVKPADLDMLSEVLATVSSHNVRR is encoded by the coding sequence ATGACTAATACACTCTTGGAGCTTAGCTATTCCCGTATGGTCGAGAAAGTCTCCGATTATGCGATTTTTCTGACAGATCGCTCAGGAGTGATTCAGACTTGGAATCCGGCAGCAGAAGTCATGAAAGGATTTTCTAAAGATGAAGCAATCGGCCAGCACCTGAGTATTCTGTACACGGATGAGGACAAGCGCCGCAACCACCCGAAACATAACCTAGAAGACGCGGCCAGTCAGGGAACCTTTCAGGAGTCGGCATGGCGCAAGCGCAAGGACGGTTCGCTATTCTGGGCCCTTGTCGAGCTGATTGCGATCCGCAACGACAGCGGCGAGCTCGAAGGATTCTGCAAGGTCACACGGGATCTGACCAACCTGAAGCAATTGCAAGACAACCTGGCAGCCGAAAAGGAGCGCGCCGAGTTGATACTCGGTGCCATCGCGGACGGGGTAATCTCCGTCGATGAGGCGGGTGCTGTTGAATATGTTAACCGCCAAGCCCAGTGTTTGACAGGCTGGTCGCAGGAGGACGCCAAGGGGCTTCGGATCGAACAGGTTTTCGACGCCGTGCAGCCGGATTGGCCCGGGGCGGGAGATGACGGGCCTGCTCGTACCGAAACCGGCGGCACGCCTTCGCATACGATGCTACGTCTTCGCACGCGTGAAGGCGTCCAGCACTTGATCGAAATTCGCGAGGCGGAGATTCCCGGCAGAGAAGGACAGCCAGGCGGCAGTGTTATTGTATTTCACGACGTGAGCGAAAGGCAGCGCATGGAAGGCGCGCTGCGCGACGCGGATCGCCGCAAGGACGAATTTCTGGCAATGCTTGCGCACGAGTTGCGCAACCCGCTGGCGCCAGTAAGTGCCGCTGCCGAATTGCTGGCCCTGGGCAAACTCGAGGCCGGCCCTGCGAAGAAAGCAAGCCAGGTCATCATTCGTCAGGTCAAGCACATGACCGCGCTGGTGGATGATCTGCTGGACGTATCGCGTGTGTCACGCGGGCAGATTACATTGAATATGGCCCCGCTCGACATGAAGCTGGTGGTCAATGCGGCGATCGAGCAAGTGCAGCCACTCATCGAAAGCCGCCAGCACATGCTCACGTTGAAACTCGCGCCTCTCAAGGCTTACGTGAAGGGCGATGAAAAGCGGCTGATTCAGGTCATTGCCAATCTTCTGAACAACGCGGCGAAGTACACTCCCCCGGAAGGCACCATCAGCCTCGAAATGTCGGTTGCCGATGGTAACGTATGTATCATCGTCGTAGACAACGGTATTGGCATCGACCCGGCCATACAGGAGGTCGTGTTCGAATTGTTCGAGCAGGTCCGGCTTACGTCGGATAGAGCCATAGGAGGGCTTGGCATCGGGCTGGCACTGGTACGCAGCCTGATCCACCTGCATCACGGTACAGTAACGTGCCACAGTGAAGGCCTCGGCCGGGGCAGCCGGTTCATCGCGTGCATACCGTCCCTGGCGCCAGACGAAGCGGTTCCGGAACGGCGTAGCGTCGATCGTCTTGTTGAACTGCCTGTTGCCAATCGAGATCTGTCGATTCTAGTGGTGGATGATAATGTCGATGCAGCCGAAATGCTGCAATTTTTCCTTTCGACGATGGGGCACCACGTGTCGCTTGCACACACGGCAAGCCAGGCGCTGGAAATGGCCCAGTCATCGGCACCAGATGTGTGCATTCTTGACATTGGCCTGCCCGACAGCAGCGGATATGACCTTGCTACCAACATTCGGAAGGTATCATCCGTGCAACCCGCGTTAATTGCCCTGACGGGTTTGGGAACGATGCGTGATCGGAACTTGGCCACGGAGGTAGGATTTGATCATTACTTCGTTAAGCCCGCAGATCTCGATATGCTATCTGAGGTGTTAGCAACGGTAAGTTCGCACAATGTGCGCCGTTAA
- a CDS encoding DUF1648 domain-containing protein, which translates to MNRVANAICGVFVVISSLIGVYGYLHIPADRPIAVHFDLSGTPDGFAPTYMAFLIIPLIGIATLVIVALQSSSIPEGRTVRGGAAIVVIVVQAILCFGQLFILFQELKG; encoded by the coding sequence ATGAATCGAGTAGCGAACGCAATTTGCGGAGTTTTCGTAGTCATATCAAGCCTTATTGGCGTTTACGGCTATTTGCATATCCCAGCTGACCGCCCAATCGCTGTGCACTTCGATTTATCCGGCACGCCAGACGGTTTTGCACCTACTTATATGGCATTTTTGATCATACCGCTAATCGGCATCGCTACGTTGGTGATTGTTGCGTTGCAAAGCAGTTCTATTCCCGAAGGGCGTACCGTGCGCGGGGGAGCGGCCATTGTTGTAATTGTTGTTCAGGCGATTCTCTGCTTTGGGCAGTTGTTCATTCTGTTTCAAGAATTGAAAGGGTGA
- a CDS encoding alpha/beta hydrolase, whose product MLRSILAIMLSVVIAGSHSLSHAIPAYAFVEVDALPEQPLIPDPFLKPDGTRVRSRAEWPAQRAYLRAKMEHYLYGTIPPNPSAKEMRYERLSDEAFSPTGSSIKGRKQTYRITIQRVGLSYSYRFTLYRPEPLKPYPTLINNKPEYGYPNPTFSKDEGVRRGYAVVEFNRDEVAPDDPNNADRKAGVFALYPEYDFHTIGAWAWAYQPVINVLQQEGATDMAKIIGAGHSRGGATAMAAAIFDERIAFVAPSATGPFSTSVMRQRDPAGFRGRDDYAEIMVKQFPHWYHPRFRAFAGRGLRMPWDAPTLAALVAPRPLLSLSSLGDGYDNYLALESGIRADTMIYDWFGAGRWVRVHWRDFENSFGQKGHNLGPEEFLAIYDMADEYFFGKSPGKSNFNRGPGRQGWMTDPIKNPLKLNWSTPPTQ is encoded by the coding sequence ATGTTGCGTTCGATTCTTGCAATCATGTTAAGTGTCGTTATCGCTGGCAGCCATAGCCTAAGCCACGCCATTCCCGCCTACGCCTTTGTCGAGGTCGACGCGTTACCAGAGCAACCACTGATCCCGGATCCCTTCCTGAAGCCAGACGGTACACGCGTGCGCAGTCGCGCCGAGTGGCCAGCCCAACGCGCCTATTTGCGTGCCAAGATGGAGCATTACCTCTACGGGACCATTCCGCCTAACCCCAGTGCCAAGGAAATGCGTTACGAGCGGCTCTCAGACGAAGCGTTTTCGCCCACCGGTTCAAGCATCAAGGGGCGCAAGCAAACCTACCGCATCACGATACAGCGCGTTGGGCTGTCGTATTCCTACCGGTTCACTTTATACCGACCGGAGCCGCTTAAGCCCTACCCCACGCTCATCAATAACAAGCCCGAGTACGGCTATCCGAACCCGACCTTTAGCAAGGACGAGGGCGTGCGGCGGGGCTACGCAGTTGTTGAATTCAATCGCGATGAAGTGGCGCCAGACGATCCGAACAACGCCGACCGCAAAGCCGGCGTCTTTGCGCTATACCCGGAATACGATTTCCATACGATCGGCGCCTGGGCCTGGGCCTACCAGCCAGTAATCAATGTCTTACAACAGGAGGGCGCCACCGATATGGCCAAGATCATCGGCGCTGGCCACTCAAGGGGCGGCGCCACTGCCATGGCGGCCGCTATTTTTGACGAGCGCATCGCCTTCGTGGCGCCCTCGGCCACCGGACCGTTTTCCACCAGCGTCATGCGCCAGCGCGATCCGGCTGGTTTCCGTGGAAGGGACGATTACGCCGAGATCATGGTCAAGCAGTTCCCGCACTGGTATCACCCGCGCTTTCGTGCGTTCGCGGGGCGCGGTCTGCGCATGCCATGGGATGCCCCAACGCTGGCGGCCCTAGTCGCGCCTCGCCCTCTGCTGAGCCTGAGTTCGCTCGGCGACGGATATGACAACTACCTGGCTTTGGAGTCGGGTATTCGCGCTGACACCATGATCTACGACTGGTTCGGCGCCGGGCGATGGGTGCGCGTGCACTGGCGTGACTTCGAGAACAGCTTTGGCCAGAAAGGCCACAATCTAGGGCCAGAGGAATTCTTGGCGATCTACGATATGGCCGACGAGTACTTCTTCGGAAAGTCTCCAGGTAAAAGTAATTTCAACAGGGGGCCAGGGCGCCAAGGGTGGATGACTGATCCGATAAAGAACCCGCTCAAGCTGAACTGGAGCACGCCACCCACGCAGTAA
- a CDS encoding PEP-CTERM sorting domain-containing protein translates to MQPISRGFALVTVFAMSLAFLPAAHAEQHLTTSGFTLAIAGSSSGSAEIDLLSDTGSTVRIALTGDPANTPVLAYSEDAPRENTVFGGVQLAGTVTEGYRITSLTLSGTLNASSEITPPDFECGINCFGRGGEAGNEATIAWTLTSAGISTTLPRLNVPYIEGSAPFALATNTHTTGDFTLDIQSTLFAYAAGTMYEITHFEGGSSWISYHSWPAWSALQLTDLVLTANVSAVPEPGTYGMLLAGLGVLGMRARRRVR, encoded by the coding sequence ATGCAGCCTATTTCGCGCGGATTTGCCCTGGTTACCGTATTTGCCATGTCGCTCGCCTTCCTACCAGCCGCGCATGCCGAACAACACTTGACGACCAGCGGCTTCACGCTGGCGATTGCCGGATCGAGCAGCGGCTCGGCGGAGATCGACCTGCTGTCGGACACGGGCAGCACGGTACGCATTGCCCTGACTGGCGATCCGGCAAACACTCCTGTACTGGCTTATAGCGAAGACGCGCCGCGTGAGAACACGGTGTTCGGAGGCGTGCAGCTGGCCGGCACGGTGACAGAGGGCTACCGGATTACGTCGCTGACGCTCAGCGGCACCCTGAATGCCAGCTCCGAGATCACGCCACCCGATTTTGAATGCGGCATCAACTGCTTCGGACGCGGTGGAGAAGCCGGCAACGAAGCGACGATCGCCTGGACACTGACCAGCGCCGGCATCTCGACGACCCTGCCTCGTTTGAACGTTCCCTATATCGAAGGCAGCGCGCCATTCGCTCTGGCGACCAATACGCACACGACAGGAGACTTCACGCTCGACATACAGAGCACGCTGTTCGCGTACGCGGCGGGAACGATGTACGAGATCACCCACTTCGAGGGCGGCAGCAGCTGGATCAGCTACCACTCATGGCCCGCTTGGAGCGCGTTGCAGTTGACGGACCTCGTGCTAACGGCGAATGTAAGCGCAGTGCCGGAACCGGGGACGTACGGGATGCTGCTGGCGGGATTGGGCGTGCTCGGAATGCGGGCGCGGCGCCGGGTGCGCTGA
- a CDS encoding FxDxF family PEP-CTERM protein, with product MKLQSIALAAILSTAFGGAMAENYTSPTIVLAAGDANWTADFGTSHAIGDFTDTFTFSYSGMSADATGFARNVQNKKSNIDFYSATLNGVELDLTNGAKYSDIDFSDLPVNGTLTLVITGKAFGDVASYAGTIDVTSAVPEPTTYGMLLGGLGVMGFLARRRKA from the coding sequence ATGAAACTGCAATCCATCGCCCTGGCAGCAATCCTCAGCACCGCATTTGGCGGCGCAATGGCCGAAAACTATACCTCCCCGACGATCGTTCTGGCAGCTGGGGACGCGAACTGGACCGCTGATTTTGGCACCAGCCATGCTATCGGCGACTTTACTGACACGTTCACGTTCAGCTACAGCGGCATGTCCGCCGATGCAACCGGTTTCGCTCGCAACGTGCAAAACAAGAAAAGCAATATCGACTTCTACTCCGCAACGTTGAACGGCGTTGAGCTTGACCTGACGAACGGCGCCAAGTATTCCGATATCGATTTCTCGGATCTGCCGGTCAACGGCACACTGACCCTGGTCATCACTGGCAAGGCATTTGGCGACGTTGCCAGCTACGCCGGGACGATCGACGTAACCTCGGCTGTTCCTGAGCCAACCACTTACGGGATGCTGCTGGGCGGCCTGGGCGTTATGGGCTTCCTGGCTCGTCGTCGCAAGGCTTGA
- the phaP gene encoding TIGR01841 family phasin (Members of this family are phasins (small proteins associated with inclusions such as PHA granules). Note that several different families of phasins have been named PhaP despite very little sequence similarity to each other.), protein MQQLTSIGPVRCLKQLPDAVAIYVTLFSKVFMFPFSPEVTPAVRAHLDAQMAYLNEMSNAMSRSFQSLCEANIQLTQSLLEDSAIASQQFLAAATPAEALAVATARAQPASSKLQAYRQQIARVATDAQVELARVSSEHVPQTSRTAQSLAQEVARVAVDQTQRNVRQQEENLKNFRNPFEGMRGESGNASMQAHATMQSAGSAGAQVDAGNGSKAEGNAQGSAAAPNDKSNKHS, encoded by the coding sequence ATGCAGCAATTAACTTCTATCGGCCCTGTCAGGTGCCTGAAACAACTACCTGACGCGGTCGCCATTTACGTGACTCTCTTCTCGAAGGTATTTATGTTTCCATTTTCCCCCGAAGTGACCCCAGCAGTACGGGCCCATCTCGATGCCCAGATGGCATATCTCAACGAGATGTCCAATGCAATGTCGCGCTCTTTCCAGAGCCTGTGTGAAGCCAATATTCAGCTGACCCAATCGCTGCTGGAAGACAGTGCCATTGCATCCCAACAGTTCCTGGCTGCCGCCACGCCAGCCGAGGCACTCGCGGTTGCAACAGCGCGCGCCCAGCCAGCCAGCTCGAAACTGCAGGCATACCGCCAGCAGATCGCCCGCGTGGCAACCGACGCCCAGGTCGAGCTGGCCCGGGTGTCGTCTGAGCATGTGCCACAAACCTCGCGTACCGCGCAGTCGTTGGCGCAAGAGGTAGCGCGCGTTGCCGTCGATCAGACCCAGCGTAACGTGCGTCAGCAGGAAGAAAACCTGAAGAACTTCCGTAATCCTTTCGAAGGCATGCGCGGTGAGAGCGGCAATGCGAGCATGCAGGCCCACGCCACTATGCAAAGCGCCGGGAGTGCTGGCGCCCAGGTCGATGCGGGCAATGGAAGCAAGGCGGAGGGCAATGCCCAGGGGAGCGCAGCAGCGCCCAACGACAAATCGAACAAACATTCTTGA
- a CDS encoding SMI1/KNR4 family protein, which yields MKFSSPDRKITESDINSVEATIGLLFPSVLRRQYLQSNGGVPEPYVYEDACIDTVVCEFIPIISDRGRCTAVSMYQNLVLDKGIVFLSYFPFAIDGGGDYFFADCSTEIAEVSFFSGELRSLIPLSIGISEFWMKLKPE from the coding sequence ATGAAATTTTCTAGTCCCGACAGAAAAATTACTGAAAGCGATATCAATAGCGTCGAGGCGACAATAGGGTTGCTTTTCCCATCCGTATTGAGAAGACAGTATCTTCAATCGAACGGTGGCGTTCCAGAACCCTATGTTTACGAAGACGCGTGTATTGATACCGTTGTATGTGAATTCATACCGATCATCTCTGATCGCGGGAGGTGTACGGCTGTATCTATGTACCAGAATCTAGTACTGGATAAGGGAATTGTCTTTCTATCATATTTTCCTTTTGCAATAGACGGAGGAGGTGACTACTTCTTTGCCGATTGCTCGACCGAAATTGCAGAGGTCAGCTTTTTCTCCGGAGAACTTCGGTCATTGATCCCGCTATCTATAGGAATTTCCGAATTTTGGATGAAACTCAAACCCGAGTGA